From the Geoalkalibacter sp. genome, the window CCTGGCGCGCGCGGGTCAGGCTCTGGCCCTGGGCGTCCCAGATCTCGCCGTAGATCAGGTGCTGGGTGCGCGGCACGAAATAGATGATGCGGTCGCCGCTCAACACCTCGAACATGCCCTCGATGGGCGTGGGGTGAATGGAATCGAATTCGAGCTTGGGAAAGGTCATTTTCAGCGCCGAAGCGGCGGCGGCGACTCCCTCCTCGCCCCGCTTGGACGCCGACGCCGGACCCGGCATCAGCGTTGCGGCCAGCAGCAGAATGAACAGCGCAATCAGGCTTTTTTTCATGGAAGGCTCTCCTCGAGCGAACGGTCTGGGGTGGCCTTGGCCACCGGTTTCAGGACGCACAAGTGGCCATCATACCAGCTTTTCCATGTTTCGCCAAGGATCTGGATCCCTGCGCGGGCATCAAGGCTTTGCGCGGTCTGTTTCGCCGTCCCACAATCTCTCGCCGCACGAAGAAGGGGAGATAAATTTTACAGCAAACCCCGATCGGCAAAGGACACATAGCGCCCGCTGCCGACCACGATGTGGTCGAGGACGCGCACGCCGACCAGTTCGCCGACGTCCTTGAGGCGGCGGGTGATCTCGATGTCTTCGCGGCTGGGGGTGGGGTCACCCGAGGGGTGGTTGTGGACGAAGAGCACCGCCGAGGCCGATTCGCGGATGACCGGCGCGAACACCTCGCGCGGATGGACGATGCTGGCGGTGAGGCTGCCCTCGGAGATGGGGACCTCGCGGATCACGCGGTTCTTGCTGTCAAGCAGCAGGGTGTAGAAGACCTCGCGCTTGTGGTCGCGCAGGCGCTCGTGGAAGGAACGAAACACCTCCTCGGAGCTGGTGAAGCGATCGCCGGGGCGCAGCCGGTCATCGGCGAAGCGCCGCGCGATCTGGAACACCGCCTGCAATTCGGCCGCCTTGGCCGGGCCGATGCCCTTGATGTCGCGAAGCTCGGCGATGCTCGCCGCGGCCAGTCGACGCAGGCCGCCGAAGCGCGCGAGCAGCAGGCGGGCATGATCCAGGGCGCTGGTGCGCGTGGCGGCATCGCCGGTGCGCAGCACCAGGGCGAGCAGTTCCGCGTCGCTCAGCGCCTCGGGGCCGCGATCGAGCAGTTTTTCCCGCGGCCGCTCGGCCTGCGGCCAGTCCTTGATGCGCCGGCTGGTGTCGGACATCTCTCCCCCCCTCGATGATGTGAATGCATGGAATAAAAGCAAAGACCGGCGGGTGAGCGCCGGTCTGTTGTCTGAGCCTGGATGAAGCGGATCGCGATTTTACTCGCGCACGAAGGTGTCGATGTCGGTTTCGTGCACCATGCCCATGAGGTGGGCGTATTCCGACTCGATCACGGCAAAGTGGTCGCGGGTTTCCTTGGCCATGCGCTCGAACACGGCGCGTACCGCCGGATCGACGATGTTCGCGGCGGTCTGCTCGAGATTCCTGGCGAGATCTTCCTCTTCCTTGAGGGCGATTTCCATGGCGCGGCGCTCATGCACGTTTTCGTCGAGGGCCTTCTGCAGGGTGTGGAGCATGGCCGATTCCATGCGGGGGGGAGTCTGGATGAACTGCTCGAAGGTGCCGAGATCGCCGCCGGTGTAGATCTTGAAGAAGTGGCTGCAATGCTCGCGCTCTTCCTGGGCCAGTTGCTGAAACACCTTGCGGCCCCGCTCGTGCTTGGTGATCGAGGCGGCGCGGTTGTAGAAATCCATGACGTCTTTTTCGGTCTGCACGGCGAGTTTGACGGCTTCCTGCAAATTAAATTCCTGCGGCATCTTTGGTGCCCTCCTCCAAGGGAAATTTTACGGTGTCCATGAGGTCGGCACCGTATACAGGTGAAAAAGGTAAACGATCGTGGTCGCACTGTCAATCGCGGCGCGGCGATTCTCCGGCGTTCCTTCTTTACAGCGCGCCGGGGCTTGCTAATCTATCGGGATACACCAACCCTTGGTCTACGGGAGGCCGCGCCATGACCTACGGAGAAGGACGGATCTACAAGAAAATCGAAGTGATCGGCATTTCCCCCAAGAGCATCGAGGAGGCGATACAGGCCGCGGTGAGCCGCGCCAGCCAATCCCTGGAGCGTATTTCCTGGTTCGAGGTGCAGGAGGTGCGCGGCCATGTGGGGCCCGAAGGCAAGGTCACCGAGTATCAGGTCGTCCTCAAGGTCTCCTTCGAACTCAAGTAGGGGCGCACCGCCGTGCGCCCTGCATTTCCGCCGTCTCGCCCCTAGGGCTTGCCTTCGCCGAGCAGCGCGCGGATTACCTCGCCGGCCATGGTCAGGCCGAAGATCGGCGGAATGTAGGAGGAACTGCCGAGAATCACGCGGCGGTCGGTGCAACTCCAGCGCTGGTCGGCGCGATTGGGGCAGATGCAGTCCTCGGCGCACACGGCCGTTTCCGCGCTCAGGGGTCGGTATTCCTCGGTGGAATAGACGACTCGCACGCCGCGACTGATGCCGCGCTTGCGCAGGTTCTTGCGCAGGATGCGCGCCAGGCGGCACTTCTGCGTGTGAAACAGATCGCCCACCTTGATATGGGTCGGGTCGAGCTTGTTGGCCGCGCCCATGGAGGCGATGATGGGCAGGCCGCGCTCATGGCAGCTCTGAATCAGGTGCAGCTTGGCGGTGATGTGGTCGATGCAGTCGAGCACGTAATCGTAGCCGCGCCCCAGCAGATCGTCGCTGCCCGCGGCATCGTAGAAAGCCTGGAGGGGCTCGACGGCGACGCGCGGATTGATGGCGCGGCAGCGCTCTGCCATGACCTGCACCTTGGGGCGGCCGATGGTCCCGTCAAGGGCATGGATCTGGCGATTGACGTTGGTCAGGCAGATCTCGTCGAAGTCGACGAGGGTCAGCCGCCCGATGCCGGCGCGCGCTAGGGCCTCGGCGGCATAACCGCCCACCCCCCCGATGCCGAAGACGGCCACCGAGGCGGCGGCCAGGCGCGCCAGCCCCTCTTTGCCGACGAGCAGTTCCATGCGTGAAAAACGGTGCGAATCGAGTTTGTTGTCCATGGTTAAAGGCTGTCCTTGGTTATTTGTCCTTTGTCATTTGTTTCGGGTCTCGCCGCTCGCGTTCCCGCTAATTTCAGCACCCGGCAGGCATTTTCCGTGGTGATGCGGGCGGTTTCTTCCAGGCTCCAGTTGCGGATGCGGGCGACTTCGGCGGCGATCAGGGCGAGCCAAGCCGGGCGGTTGTCCTGGCCCCGGTGAGGGTGGGATGCCAGATCCGGGGCATCGGTTTCGAGCACGATCCATTCGGCGGGCAGGGCCTTGAGCACTTCGGGGGCGCGGCGCGCGTTGGGATAGGTGAGGGTGCCGCCGAAGCCGATGGCGAAGCCCAGGTCGATGGCCTGGCGCGCCGTTTCGAGGCTGCCGGAAAAGGCATGCAGAATCCCGCCCCGCTCCCCGGCTCGTTCCTCGCGCAGGATCTCCAGCAGCCGCCCATGCGCCCCGCGGCAGTGAATCAGCACCGGCAGACCGGCCTCGCGCGCCAGGCGCAATTGGCCGCGCAGAGCGTTCTCCTGAATGGACGGGGGCGGCTCGTCGAGCAAGGTGTCGAGGCCGATTTCGCCCAGCGCCACGACCTTGGGATGTTCGAGCAGAGCGGCGAGATCCTTCGCCGTCGTTTCATTCCAGCGGTCGGCGGCCAGGGGATGGATGCCGGGCGCGGCCCAGGCCTCGGGGGCCCTGTCCACGGTTTCCAGCAGCCGCGGCCAGTCCGCGGGGGCCACGCCGGGCACGACGAAGCCGCCGACCTTGGCCGCGCACGCCAAGGCGAGTTCTTCGTCGAGGCGCTCCACCAAGGGCGAGCAATCAAGATGCACATGGGTATCGAAGAGTTGCGCCGCGCCGTTCATGAGGCTTATCCTAGCACGTTCGTCGGGATTGCGAAACGCAGTGAAAACACACTTGCTTCTTGCGCTGCACGGCGGGATATGCTAGAAAAAATCTGATAATTAAATCAGACTAACAACTTTCCGTTCAGGTTTGCCGATGATGACCACTTCGTCCGTGCAGGATCTAAGTTATATCCGCAAGGTTTTTCTTTTCACGCACCTGACCGGTCTGGGCGCCGGCGTCATTTTCCCCTTCCTGGTGCGCCCGCTGCTGGGCCCGGAGGTTTTTTCCGCGGCCTTCTGGCTGATCTGCCTGGCCATGGGCTACGCCGTCGGCGCGATGAGTTTCTTCTACGTGCGCGCGACCCTCAAAAAACAGCTGCGCCTGCAATTGCAGCTTCTTCAGGGGCTCTCGGGCAAGATGGAGGTTTCCGAGGAGAGCGTCGAGGGCTTGATGCGCGCCATGGAATCGGCCGTCGGCCGGGTTCAGCAATTGGTGGGCGGCACCTACGACGCCATCCATGAGCTGCTGCCGCGCTTGCGCTCCTTCGCCGAGTCGGGTCGCTACCTTGCCGATCGCGCCCGCGAAGGGCTGGCCGCGGCGCTCAACACGAGCAAGGATGTGGCCGCCATGGAGGAAAAGCAGCGCGAGGTGATGGAGCAACTCGAAAACCTCACCCACCGCTCCCAGGAGGAAGCCTCTATTTCCCGGGAGTTGTCGGCGTCCCTTGAAGAGATGGCCGGCGCCATGAGCCGCACCCGCGCCAAGTTCCAGGAAACCTCGCGCATCGCCGAGCAGATGACCGCCAGCGTCGACAAGGTGCGCCGCCAGGCCGATGAAGTCATCCGGGCGGTGGAAGGCACCACCCGCGATCTCGACACCATCGGCGATTCCCTGGAGAAGATCCGCTGGGGCGCCTCTTCCAGCGCCGAGGCCTCGGAGCGGGTCAAGCGCGATGCCGCCAGCGGGCTGGAGGTGGTGAAGAACTCCATCGAGGAGATGGAGCGCATCGAGGAGGAAAGCCGGCGCGCCACCGAGGCGATGAAGCGGCTGTCCGCCCAGACCGGCGAGGTGGCCAAGATCATCGAGGTCATCAAGGAACTGGTCAGCGACACCGAACTGCTGGCCTTCAACGCCGCCATCATCGCCGCCAAGGCCGGCGAGGAAGGCAAGGGCTTTTCCGTGGTGGCCGAGGAGATCCGCGATCTCGCCGATCGCACGACGACCAGCGCCCAGGACATCCATCTCATCGTCAAGAAAATCTCGGGCGACACCCGCGAGGTGACCGGCGCCGTCGAGGCCACGGCCAAGCGCATCGCCACGGGCAAAAAACTCTCGCTCTCCACCGGCGAGGCGCTGCGCAAGATCGTCGAAAGCGCCGTGGAAGCCGCCAATGCCTCCGAGCAGATCGCGCGCCTCACCGGCGAGCAGAATGCCCGCGCCCAGTCCCTGCTTGAGCAGGCCGGCGGCAGCCTGAGCGCGGTCAAGTCCATCACCCGCGCCATGCAGGAGCAGCAGCACGACCTGACCCGCATCCAGCAGGGCGTGGCGGAGATGCGCGGCGGCTCCGACCAGATGGTGCGCGGCATGGAAGAGCAGGTGCGCGCCAACCATGAATTCGACCGCAGCCTCAACGAGCGCGAGGGGCAGATGCGCGCGGTGGCCGAAGCGACGCGCTTTCAGATGGAAGCCTCGCAGCGCGTGTCCAGCCATTTCGCCAAATCCGAAAAGCGCCTGCGCAGCAACGCTGAAAAGGCCGAGGACATCATCCGCGGCATCGGCGACATGGAGCGGCTCACCGACGAGTTGCGGCGACTGGCCGAACAGTTCAGGCGCGCCTGATCAGTCGCGCACGCCGAGCCGACGCAGCAGGGTCATCATCGGGCACCAGTCGGTCAAGGCGCTCTGGGCCAGATTGAGGCCGACAAAGGCGGTCAACCACAGCCAATGGATGGAGTGGGATACCGCCAGCAGGACGCTGAGCAGGACAAAAACACCGGCGATCAGGCGCAACCAGCGATTGACGGTCATGGACACCTCCCGCGAAACATTCCCCACACACTATAGCGCCCCTCTGTCCAACGGCAACGCCCGGCCCCCCGGGAATCGCCGTCAGAATTGCCTTGACCCCACCTGCGTTCGGCATTATGTTTTCCCCTTGAAATTGCGGTGATTCCGGCTTTTTCTCCCCTCGTCCGCCCGCCGGCAAAGGAGCTGATCATGCTGAAAAACGCGGTGCTCATCGGTCTGTCCCTGCTCGTCTCCCTCGCGACGCTTGTTCCCTTGGCCTCGGCCCAGGACGATCCCCTGGCCGCCTGGCGTCCCGCCTTCGACCCGAGCGGCGCCCAGTACACCTACATTCTCTCCAATATCGATCACCCGGCCATCGCCGGCATCGGCGTCGGCTATCGCATCCGCGACAAGGTGTGGGAGCGCTCCGAGGGGCGCCTCTACGTCGATTTCCGCCCCTTGGCGCAATTGGGCGGCGAGCGCGACGTGCTGCAGAAGCTGCGGCTCGGCGCGATTCACGGCATGATGTGCTCCTCGGTGGCCGCGGCCAACCTCTCACCGCGTCTGGGCATCGTCAATCTGCCCTTCGTCATCGAGACTTTTGAAAAACTCGAAAAGTTCCGCAACACGCCGGAACTGTTCGACGAGTTCGCCGCCGCCGCCCATGCCCAGGGCGTGACCGTGGTCGATTTCACCAGCTACGGCCCCTACGGCTGGGCCACCACCACGCCGGTGGCGAGCCTCGCCGATGCCGGCAAGGTCAACTTCCGCATCGCCGAGGCGCCCGTCAACACCGATCTGTATCGCGCCTGGGGCTTCAAGTTCACGGTCATGCCCTGGCCCGACGTGCACCAGGCCCTGCAGACCGGCGTCATCAACGGCCTCGATCACACTCTCATCGTGTGCAGCATCACCCGCAAGTTCGACGTGGCGCGTTATTTCACGCCCCTCAATTATGCCCAGGGCCTCTATATCCACATGATCAATCGCCGCTGGCTCGAGCAACTGCCCGAGGATCTGCGAAAGATCCTGGTGGAGACCATTCAGGAGGAGAGCGCCGAGGCGCGACGTCTCGGCCGTATCCAGATCGAGGAAGAGACCGCCCGCGCCCGCGAGGCCGGGGTGACCTTCGTGGAATTTCCCGCCGCCGAGCGTGAGCGGCTCAAGGAGATGGCCGCGCCGGTCTATGAAAAATGGTCCGAGCGCATCGGCAGCGATTATTTCGAAAAGGTCCGCGCTCGGTTGGGGGATTGAGGGGCGAGAAAACCCTTTTTTTAAAACGCGGTTTGTTTTATTCTGGAGCGCACGTCTGGCAGCAAACATGTGACCCCGGAAAGGAGTTCGACAGTGAAGAAGCTTTCAGCAGCGGTTTTGGCGGTGGTGATGCTGGCCCTGGCGCCGGCGCTCGCCCAGGCGCAGGACGATCCCCTGGCGGCCTGGCGACCGGCCTTTGATCCCTCGGGGGCCAAATACACCTACATCCTCTCCAATGTGTCGCATCCGGGCATCGAGGGCATCGGCGTCGGCTACCGCATCCGCGACAAGGTGTGGGAGCGCTCCAACGGCCAGCTCTACGTCGATTTCCGCCCCCTGGCGCAGCTCGGCGGCGAGCGCGACGTGCTGCAGAAGCTGCGGCTGGGCGCGGTGCAGGGCATGCTCTGCTCCTCGGTGGCGGCCGCGAACCTCGCCGACCAGCTGGGCGTGGTCAATCTGCCCTACGTGGTCGATACCTTCGACAAGCTCGACAAATTCCGCGCCACGCCCGCGCTCTGGGAGCCCTTTCGCGACAGCGCCCTGCGCCAGGGCGTGATGGTCACCGACATCACCGGCTACGGCCCCTACGGCTGGGCCACCACCACGCCGGTCAAGACCCTGGCCGATGCCGGCAAGGTCAACTTCCGCATCGCCGAGGCGCCGGTCAACACCGATATCTATCGCGCCTGGGGCTTCAAGTTCACCGTCATGCCTTGGCCCGACGTGCCCCAGGCCCTGCAGACCGGGGTGATCAACGGCCTCGACCACACCCCCATCGTCTGCAACCTGACCAAGAAGTTCGACATCGCCAAGCATTTCACCCAGGTCAACTACGCCCAGGGGCTCTTCGTGCATCTGATGAACAAGCGCTGGTTCGACGGGCTGCCGCCCGAGCTGCAGAAGGTGCTGATCGAAACCATCGAGGAGGAAAGCGCCGCCTCGCGCGTCGCCACCCGCCGTCAGCAGGAGGAGCAGATCGAGGCCGCCAAGGCCAACGGCGTCACCTTCTATCCCCTTGCCGACGAGGACCGCGAACAGTTGATCAAGCAGGCCGAGCCGGTGCTGGCCAAATGGGGCGAGCGCATCGGCGCCGACTATCTGCAAACCGTTCGCGATACCCTGGGCGACTAAGCCCTTTCGATCTTTACCCCTCAATGAAAAAAGGCCGGCCGCCTGCGGGCGCCGGCCCTTTTTTGCCAAGGCCATGTGGAAAAAAACCGCCCGAGTCATCGATAGGACCCTCGCCTTCGTCGAGGAGTGGAGCCTGTTTCTCGCCGTGATGCTGGCCTTGGTCGCCGCCCTGGCCAACGTCTTTCTGCGCAAGTTCACCCACGTCAATCTGTTCTGGTCCGACGAGGTGGTGCGCAAGGTGATCTTCTTCACCACCTACGTCGGGGCCAGCGCCGCGGTGCGCAGCCGCTCCCTGATCCGCATCGACGCCCTGCCGCAGCTCTTTCCCCTGTTCAAGCGCGGCGTGACCCTGCTCAGCCATCTGGCGGCGCTGTTCTTCGCCGGGCTCATGGTGTGGCTCGGCTGGCGGATGACGGCCATGGTCCATGCCGATGAATTCGCCCTGACCTCCACCCTGCGCATTCCCGAGTGGAAATTCTACGCGGTGCTGCCGGTGATCGGCGTGCTCATGTTCATCCGCACCCTGATCGTCATGGTGGAAGACTGGCAGGGGGGCCCCTCGGGGGATTAGGCCGTCATGGAAGCCAGTTATTTCATCATTCTCGCCCTGTTGCTCGGCTGTCTCGCCGCCACGGTGCCGGTGTTCATGGCGCTGTTCTTCACCGGCCTGTTCGGCTTGACCTTCATCGCCGGCATCGATCCCCTGGTGGCGGTGGAAGTGCTCTACCGCAGCATGGATAAGTTCGCGCTGATCGTCGTGCTGTTTTTCGTGCTGTGCGGCAACATCATGACCACCGGCACCATCGTGCAGAAGCTGGTCAAGACCGCCAACGTGCTGGTCGGCTTCCTGCCCGGCGGCCTGGCCATGGCGGGGATTCTCGCCTGCGGCTTTTTCGGCGCCATTTCCGGCTCGACCGTGGCCACCGTGGTCGCCATCGGCGGCTTTATGATCCCGGCCCTGGTGCAGCACGGCTACCAGGAGCGCTTCAGTGTCGGCGTCATGACCACCGCGCCGATTCTCGGCGTGATCATCCCGCCCTCCATCGCCATGATCCTCTATGCCATGGTCACCAACGATTCCCTCGAAGCCCTGTTTCTCACGGGCTTCATTCCGGGATTCATGATCATGGGCGCCATGTCGCTCTATGCCTGGCTGGTCTGTCGCCGCCAGGGCGTGCCGACGCAGCCCAAGCCGACCCTGCGCGAGGTCGCGGCGGTGCTGCGCGAGAGCATCTGGGCGCTGCTGCTGCCGGTGCTGATCTTCGGCGGTATCTATTCGGGCTTTTTCACCGCCAACGAAGCGGCGGTGGTGGCCTGCTTCTACGCCTTCTTCGTCGAGCTGGTGATTCACCGCGACATGAAATTTCGCGACGTGAAGAAGGTGGTGGTGTCCTCGGCGGTGACCTCGGCCACCCTGCTGGTGATCGTCGCCGGCGCGTCGGTGTTCGGCGAGTATCTGACCTTCGAGCAGATTCCCACCAAGATCGCCGACGCCGTGGTGTCCAACATCTCCTCCCAGTGGGTGTTTCTGCTGGCGGTGAATCTGCTGCTGCTGGTCATCGGCATGTTCATGGACATCATCTCCGCCACCCTCATCCTCACCCCCATCTTTCTGCCCCTGCTCAAGCAGTTCGGCGTCGACACCCTGCATTTCGGCCTGCTCATGACCATCAACCTCGGCATCGGTTACTGCACGCCGCCCCTCGGGGTGAGCCTCTACATTTCCGGCGCCATGGTCGACAAGGGCGTGCTCTACGTGTCGCGCGCGGTGCTGCCCTTCGTGCTCATTCAGCTGGCGATCTTGCTGCTGCTCACCTTCTGGCCCGACGCGGTGCTGCTGCTGCCGCGCTGGTTCTACGGCTACGGCGGCTGAGTTTTAGGAGAAACGGGATGGAACTTAAAATTCTGCTGCCCCTCGACGATTCGGACACCTCGAAGCGCACCCTGGCCTACGTTCTCGCCAACCGCGAGCGCTTCACCCCGCCCCTGACGCTGCTGCACGTGGTGAGCATCGACAAGCTCGCCTACCGCATGATCCCCGATTTTCAGATGGACATGGTGCGTGAGCGCGCCCGCGCCACCGGCGAGCAATTCCTGCAAAAAACCAAGGAGCGTCTCGCCGCAGCCGGCCTCGACGTGGTGCCGCGCCTTGAAGTGGGCAACCCCCGCGAGCTGATTCCGCGCATCGCCAACAGCGAAGGCTTCCAACTGCTGGTCATCGGCCGCGGCCACATGGGCGAGATTCGCGACGTGCTGTTCGGCTCCGTGGCCAATCACGTCGTCCATCAGGTGCGCTGTCCGGTGCTTTTGATTTGAGTTTTGCTTTATACTTGGCTGACAAGACAAGGAGGACGACATGAGTGACCTCTGGATTCTGCTCGGCGTGGTTGCCGTCTGGTTCGTGCTCAACCGCTGGATTCTGCCGCGTCTCGGCGTGACCACCTGACTGTCCTCCGACTGCTCTCCCGGGGGGAGGGCCAAGAAAAAGAAAATTGAAGAAGACTGAAATCAAGAGGGGCGGCCGCAAGGCGCCCCTCCTTGCTTTAGAGATACGGCGAAAACAGCTTGAAAAAGCAGGTGTAGAGCCGCCGCGGCAGACTGCGACCGTCGATTTCGGCGAGGCTCAGGTGGTGGGAGCGGGGGATGATCTCGTCGCAGTGGGCGAGAAGTTCGGCGACAAGCGGGCGGCTGTAGACTTCGAGGCAGAATTCGAAGTTGAGGCGGATGCTGCGCGGATCGACGTTGGCCGAGCCGATCAGGGCGAATTCGTCGTCGACCAGCAGCAGCTTGCTGTGCACGAAGGGCGGCGGCATGAGGTAGATGTTGATGCCGTAGCGCACCAGTTCCCAGAAATAGGCTTCCGAGGCCCAGGCGACAAAGGGCAGGTTGTTCTTGCTGGGCAACAGGATGTCCACTTTGACCCCGCGCAGGCCGGCGGCGTTGATGGCCGAAATGAGGGCGCGGTTGGGGATGAAGTAGGGCGTCATGATGCAGATGCGCTTGCGCGCGCTGTTGAGGGCGCCGACGATGATCCAGTGGAGGTTCTCGTAGTCCTCGTTGGGACCGGAGCTGATGCCGCGGCAGAAGGCGTTGCCGTCCTCCAGGGGCTGGGGCAGCCGATTCATCATCAGCCGCTCCTTGGTGCAAAAGCCCCAGTCCTCCATGAAGGCTTCCTGCAGATGGGCGACGACGGGGCCTTGCACCTGGAAGTGGATGTCGATGACGCGCTGGGGATTGTCGGTCCGGGCGGCGAGGTGACGGTCGCCGATGTTCATGCCGCCGGTAAACCCGAGCAGATCATCGACGATGAGCAGCTTGCGGTGATTGCGCAGATTGAAGTAAATGCCGTGCCGCGGCAGGGAGGGCGGCAGAAATTGCGCCACGCGCACCTTGGAACCGCGCAGCAGGCGTCGGGCGGTGGGAAAGGAATAATGCTCGCCCAGGGCGTCGACGAGAACGCGCACCTCGACACCCCGCTCGGCGGCTTCCATGAGGGCGGCGATGAAATCGCGCCCGCGTTGGTTGGTTTCAAAGATATAGGTGGACAGATGCACGGTTTCGCGGGCTTCGCGGATGGCGGCGAGCATGCGGGGATAGGCCTGCTCGCCGTTGTGCAGGATGTCGATGCGGTTGCCGGGGATCAGGGGGCGGCGCGTGACATGATCGGAGAGACTCAGCAGCGCGGAGAAATTTTCCTGACGAAAGGGCAGGCTGGCCGAGAAATCCGCCGACCAGGAACAGACCTCGGGATCGACCCAGGGCAGGCCCTCGCCGCGGCTTTGCCAGTCGCGGGCGCGGATGCGGATGCGGTTGACGCCGAACACCCAGTAGATGAGCGGGCCGAAGCCGGGAACGGCGAGACAGGCGACGATCCAGCCCAGGGCGGCGCGCGGATCGAGCTTGTTGAGCAGGGCGTGACCGGCGCTGAAGACTCCGACGGCAGTCAGAGCGAGCCAGAAAAGAGTGGTCAGCACTTGGCCCCCTGTGGCACGAAAGGGCACCGGGCCTCAAGGAGCGGCCCGGTGCCGGCGAATGAATCTCCGAAGGGTTAGAGCGGTAAAATAAAGTTTTTCAATAATACCAAAGGTTTTACCGGCGTCTACAGCTTTTTTTTCAGCGGCGCAGGCTGGTCGCGCAGCGCGGGCAGGTGAGCATGCTGGTCGAGGGAACCCGGTGTCCGCAGGAGGGGCACTGGAAGAAATACTTGCAGTATTTGCACTGGATTTCGGCAAGGCCTTGACGCTTCCTGCATTTGGGGCAGATGCGATACATCTTGCGCTTGTCGATATAGTCGAGAAACACCAGGCCGCAGCGTGGACAGGTGTCGATTTCGCGACTGCTGATCTTGGTTTCGCAGTTGGGATTGGGGCAGACGAAAACGGCTTTGCAGCCGCTGCACCAGTATTTGCCTTTTTTGAGCTCTTTGCAGACGGGACACTTATCCATGATGAACCACCTTTTCGAGGAAAGATCTTGTCTCAGGCATGTCGCCCCGCCGGGAACCCGGACCCTAAAAAAAAAACCGGGTCCCTCCGGGACCCGGTTCAGGGTGCGCTGCGGTTGGGAATCAGTCGATTTTCTGGAAGGCGTTCTTACCGGCGCCGCACACCTCGCAGGGTCCGGTCGGTTCTCCTTCGAGGGTGTGTCCGCAAACCTGGCACACGTAGTAGTCGACTTGGGCGTTCTTGCCCAGGCTCTCGAGGGCCTTCTGGTAGAGGCCGGCGTGGACCTTCTCGACGACGTTGGCGAACTTGAAGCTGCGCAGGGCCTCGGTGAAGCCCTCCTGCTCGGCCTCGACGATCATCCGCGGGTACATGTCCATGAACTCGTGGGTCTCGCCGCCGATGGCCTCGCGCAGGTTGTCGGCGGTGGCGCCGATGCCCTTGAGGGCGCGCAGATGGGCATGGGCGTGGACGGTTTCGGCGGCCGCAGCGGCGCGAAACAGCTTGGCCACCTGCGGGAATCCGTCGAGATCGGCCTTCTTGGCGAAGGCCAGGTATTTGCGGTTGGCCTGGGATTCTCCGGCAAAGGCTTCCTTGAGATTTTTTTCGGTTTTGCTTCCGGCGAGCTCAGCCATGAACAGGTATCCTTCCCCTTGAATTTGATTTCGTCATCGGGCAAGCCGTGGGTCTAACGATAACTTGCCCATTTTAACCATCGGGGCGCCCTTGTCAATCGGGATCGGCCCGTTGTCGCGCGCGCCGGCTTTTCGCGCCCCGGGGATCAGTCGCGAGAAACGTTTCCGATGAGGTTGTCGAGCAGTTCGAGATGGCGTTCCTCGATGGCGAGGATGTGGCGCAGAATCTGGGCGAGGGAATCAAGACCGAGGGCCTCGGCCTGCACGATGCGACTCTGGTAGCGCACAATGGCGTCCTGTTCGCCCTTGCGATCCTGGGCGAGCAGCGCCAAAGGCTTTTCGCTGGTGCGGGCGCGCGGCGAATGAACATCGGGCCGTCCGCCGAGCAGGCGAATCTGTTCGGCCAGGATCAGGGCGTGCGCCAGCTCATCGCCGGCCAGATTTTGCAGGTGCTCGCCCAGGGTAACGGCCCGTGGATTGAGCATGCCGAAGTGCTGGGTATATTGGATGACCGCCATGTATTC encodes:
- the radC gene encoding RadC family protein gives rise to the protein MSDTSRRIKDWPQAERPREKLLDRGPEALSDAELLALVLRTGDAATRTSALDHARLLLARFGGLRRLAAASIAELRDIKGIGPAKAAELQAVFQIARRFADDRLRPGDRFTSSEEVFRSFHERLRDHKREVFYTLLLDSKNRVIREVPISEGSLTASIVHPREVFAPVIRESASAVLFVHNHPSGDPTPSREDIEITRRLKDVGELVGVRVLDHIVVGSGRYVSFADRGLL
- a CDS encoding ferritin-like domain-containing protein, whose translation is MPQEFNLQEAVKLAVQTEKDVMDFYNRAASITKHERGRKVFQQLAQEEREHCSHFFKIYTGGDLGTFEQFIQTPPRMESAMLHTLQKALDENVHERRAMEIALKEEEDLARNLEQTAANIVDPAVRAVFERMAKETRDHFAVIESEYAHLMGMVHETDIDTFVRE
- a CDS encoding dodecin; translated protein: MTYGEGRIYKKIEVIGISPKSIEEAIQAAVSRASQSLERISWFEVQEVRGHVGPEGKVTEYQVVLKVSFELK
- a CDS encoding tRNA threonylcarbamoyladenosine dehydratase; the protein is MDNKLDSHRFSRMELLVGKEGLARLAAASVAVFGIGGVGGYAAEALARAGIGRLTLVDFDEICLTNVNRQIHALDGTIGRPKVQVMAERCRAINPRVAVEPLQAFYDAAGSDDLLGRGYDYVLDCIDHITAKLHLIQSCHERGLPIIASMGAANKLDPTHIKVGDLFHTQKCRLARILRKNLRKRGISRGVRVVYSTEEYRPLSAETAVCAEDCICPNRADQRWSCTDRRVILGSSSYIPPIFGLTMAGEVIRALLGEGKP
- a CDS encoding TatD family hydrolase; the encoded protein is MNGAAQLFDTHVHLDCSPLVERLDEELALACAAKVGGFVVPGVAPADWPRLLETVDRAPEAWAAPGIHPLAADRWNETTAKDLAALLEHPKVVALGEIGLDTLLDEPPPSIQENALRGQLRLAREAGLPVLIHCRGAHGRLLEILREERAGERGGILHAFSGSLETARQAIDLGFAIGFGGTLTYPNARRAPEVLKALPAEWIVLETDAPDLASHPHRGQDNRPAWLALIAAEVARIRNWSLEETARITTENACRVLKLAGTRAARPETNDKGQITKDSL
- a CDS encoding methyl-accepting chemotaxis protein — its product is MMTTSSVQDLSYIRKVFLFTHLTGLGAGVIFPFLVRPLLGPEVFSAAFWLICLAMGYAVGAMSFFYVRATLKKQLRLQLQLLQGLSGKMEVSEESVEGLMRAMESAVGRVQQLVGGTYDAIHELLPRLRSFAESGRYLADRAREGLAAALNTSKDVAAMEEKQREVMEQLENLTHRSQEEASISRELSASLEEMAGAMSRTRAKFQETSRIAEQMTASVDKVRRQADEVIRAVEGTTRDLDTIGDSLEKIRWGASSSAEASERVKRDAASGLEVVKNSIEEMERIEEESRRATEAMKRLSAQTGEVAKIIEVIKELVSDTELLAFNAAIIAAKAGEEGKGFSVVAEEIRDLADRTTTSAQDIHLIVKKISGDTREVTGAVEATAKRIATGKKLSLSTGEALRKIVESAVEAANASEQIARLTGEQNARAQSLLEQAGGSLSAVKSITRAMQEQQHDLTRIQQGVAEMRGGSDQMVRGMEEQVRANHEFDRSLNEREGQMRAVAEATRFQMEASQRVSSHFAKSEKRLRSNAEKAEDIIRGIGDMERLTDELRRLAEQFRRA
- a CDS encoding YgaP family membrane protein, yielding MTVNRWLRLIAGVFVLLSVLLAVSHSIHWLWLTAFVGLNLAQSALTDWCPMMTLLRRLGVRD